From Synergistaceae bacterium, the proteins below share one genomic window:
- a CDS encoding APC family permease, with protein sequence MLFFNFDAERHLDRKLTPINVWSLAFGCVIGWSAYVMPGTIFLKNAGPIGTLIAMELATFTMLVISYNYSYMIHKFPMTGGEFIYAKMAFGARHGFICAWFLSLSYLSVIPLNATALNLIMRAVFGDLFQFGFHYSIAGYDIYFGEMLVVISALIIFGVIDSFGVNFTGRLQTFLVMILLGGILFVIGGTIFSPRVNASNIQPMFHPIDAKFDKSIISQIIAVAVTAPMSFIGFDTVPQMTEESNFSPDSTKIVMDTSIICGGFVYIALTFLACSIFPAAYNSWPEYINDISNLNGVTAFPTLNAASMIMGRTGLFFIVASVFAAMLTGIIGFYIATSRLLYSMARDKMIPEWFGRLNRNNVPTNAAIFCMTTAGIASLLGRAILGWIFDMASIGGAIGFAYTSISACKYAFHERRLDIIIFGLLGFIFSWCFALLLLVPIPGLNVSIGKESYGLLLVWIALGITFYTRSKKK encoded by the coding sequence ATGCTATTTTTTAATTTTGACGCAGAGAGACATCTTGACAGAAAATTAACACCCATTAACGTATGGTCGCTTGCATTCGGCTGTGTAATAGGCTGGAGCGCGTATGTTATGCCCGGTACAATATTTCTCAAGAACGCAGGCCCTATCGGAACATTAATAGCTATGGAGCTTGCGACGTTCACAATGCTTGTAATCTCGTACAACTACAGCTACATGATTCACAAATTTCCAATGACGGGCGGAGAATTTATTTATGCAAAAATGGCGTTCGGCGCGAGACACGGATTTATTTGCGCGTGGTTTCTGAGTTTGTCGTATCTGTCTGTAATTCCGTTAAATGCTACAGCTTTGAATTTAATTATGCGTGCTGTATTCGGTGATTTATTTCAATTCGGGTTTCATTATTCTATTGCGGGCTATGATATTTATTTCGGTGAAATGCTTGTTGTTATAAGTGCGTTGATAATATTCGGAGTAATTGACTCGTTCGGTGTAAATTTTACGGGCAGGCTGCAAACATTTTTAGTTATGATTCTATTAGGAGGAATATTATTTGTTATCGGCGGAACAATTTTCAGTCCCAGAGTCAACGCTTCAAATATTCAGCCTATGTTTCACCCGATAGACGCAAAATTTGACAAGAGCATAATATCACAAATTATAGCTGTTGCTGTAACTGCTCCGATGTCGTTTATAGGGTTTGACACAGTGCCGCAGATGACGGAAGAGTCAAATTTTTCGCCCGACAGCACAAAAATTGTAATGGACACAAGTATTATTTGCGGAGGATTTGTGTACATTGCGCTGACATTTTTAGCGTGTTCGATTTTTCCGGCGGCTTATAATTCTTGGCCCGAATACATTAACGATATAAGCAATCTCAACGGCGTTACAGCTTTCCCGACGTTAAATGCAGCTTCTATGATAATGGGCAGAACGGGATTATTTTTTATAGTTGCGTCAGTGTTTGCGGCAATGCTGACGGGTATAATAGGTTTCTATATTGCAACAAGCAGATTACTTTACTCAATGGCGCGCGATAAAATGATTCCGGAATGGTTTGGCCGTCTTAACAGAAATAATGTCCCGACAAACGCTGCTATTTTCTGCATGACAACGGCGGGTATTGCTTCACTTTTAGGGCGTGCGATTTTGGGATGGATATTTGATATGGCTTCAATCGGAGGTGCTATCGGGTTTGCTTATACGTCAATATCGGCGTGTAAATACGCTTTTCACGAACGTAGACTCGATATAATAATTTTTGGGCTGCTAGGATTTATTTTCTCGTGGTGCTTTGCTTTATTGCTGCTTGTTCCGATTCCGGGATTAAATGTTTCAATCGGCAAAGAGTCTTACGGATTATTACTTGTCTGGATTGCTTTGGGGATAACTTTTTACACTAGGAGCAAGAAAAAATGA